A window of the Chloroflexota bacterium genome harbors these coding sequences:
- a CDS encoding cyclase family protein — MVKRLIDLSLTVDPEVKWVQFPRSKVMGAPEPPTKFETIETIEEHGFFVQRFETTTQSYTHIDAPNHCIKGGLANHEIPLEQLVGEAVVIDMSHKRPNEAVTAADLEASGAEVQEGDIAIIRTGWTDRAWGTERFWEEMIHLAPDACDWLISKGIKALAQDFMTDDHPLHPPPERRWPSPLHEQNHKKFLGKGIILIEWCTNLGAITKPRVTFICLPLKLKGTDGAPARVIAVEED; from the coding sequence ATGGTGAAGCGACTGATCGACCTGAGTCTAACCGTTGATCCAGAGGTGAAATGGGTCCAATTTCCCCGCAGTAAGGTGATGGGGGCGCCAGAGCCGCCGACGAAATTCGAGACGATTGAAACTATCGAGGAGCATGGCTTCTTCGTCCAGCGGTTCGAGACCACGACTCAGAGCTATACCCATATCGATGCTCCTAATCACTGCATAAAGGGTGGCCTAGCCAATCATGAGATCCCCCTTGAGCAACTGGTAGGCGAGGCTGTGGTCATTGATATGAGCCATAAGCGGCCGAACGAGGCCGTCACGGCTGCTGATTTAGAGGCCTCAGGGGCAGAGGTGCAGGAGGGTGACATCGCCATAATCCGCACCGGTTGGACCGACCGCGCCTGGGGCACCGAACGGTTCTGGGAGGAGATGATCCACCTTGCCCCCGATGCCTGTGACTGGCTGATAAGCAAGGGGATAAAGGCCCTGGCCCAGGATTTCATGACCGATGACCATCCCTTGCATCCCCCTCCAGAGCGTCGTTGGCCATCCCCATTGCATGAACAAAATCATAAGAAGTTCTTGGGAAAAGGGATCATCCTGATCGAGTGGTGTACCAACCTGGGGGCGATTACCAAGCCAAGGGTTACGTTCATCTGTCTGCCGCTGAAGCTGAAGGGGACCGATGGCGCCCCGGCCAGGGTGATCGCCGTCGAGGAGGACTAG